One segment of Macrotis lagotis isolate mMagLag1 chromosome 1, bilby.v1.9.chrom.fasta, whole genome shotgun sequence DNA contains the following:
- the LOC141507855 gene encoding olfactory receptor 52B2-like, whose translation MLPANHTKFHPASFILLGIPGLEANHLWLSFPFIMMYTTAMGGNFLLLWVIISERSLHEPMYILLSLLAVTDLILSTTTVPKALAIFWFQAHDIPFPACLTQVFFIHFVSALESATLLSMAFDRYVAICDPLHYTSILTYKVLGKMGLAGFARAFSTVATLVFLLHRLPYCGHRTVPHTYCEHMGVARLACGDIRVNIIYGLCAALSTLGIDAILIVISYVLILRAVFRLPSQGARHKALGTCGAHVCVILMFYTPAFFSFLTHRFGRGTIPRHVHILLANLYVVIPPMLNPIVYAVRMKQIRDKVIQSFTWMGKGGH comes from the coding sequence ATGTTGCCAGCCAACCACACCAAATTCCACCCAGCCTCCTTCATTCTACTAGGAATTCCTGGTCTTGAGGCTAATCACCTCTGGCTTTCATTTCCCTTCATTATGATGTACACCACAGCCATGGGTGGCAATTTCCTTCTTCTCTGGGTCATCATCTCAGAGCGGAGTCTCCATGAACCCATGTatattctcctctctctccttgcTGTCACAGACCTCATCCTCTCCACCACAACTGTGCCTAAGGCCCTGGCCATATTCTGGTTCCAAGCTCATGATATCCCCTTCCCTGCCTGCCTCACCCAggtctttttcattcattttgtctCAGCACTGGAGTCAGCCACATTGCTTTCTATGGCATTTGATCGTTACGTGGCCATCTGTGATCCTCTGCACTATACATCGATCCTCACCTATAAGGTCCTTGGCAAGATGGGACTGGCTGGTTTTGCTAGAGCTTTCTCTACTGTGGCGACCCTTGTCTTTCTCCTCCACCGACTTCCCTACTGTGGTCATCGTACTGTACCCCACACATATTGTGAACACATGGGTGTGGCCCGGTTAGCATGTGGGGACATCCGTGTTAACATCATCTATGGTCTCTGTGCAGCCCTTTCAACCTTGGGCATTGATGCAATTCTCATTGTCATCTCATATGTTCTCATCCTCCGTGCTGTCTTTCGCCTACCATCCCAAGGTGCACGACATAAAGCTTTAGGCACCTGTGGTGCCCATGTTTGTGTGATCCTCATGTTTTATACTCCtgcctttttctccttcctcactcACCGCTTTGGGAGGGGTACAATCCCCCGCCATGTTCACATCCTTTTAGCCAACTTGTATGTGGTGATACCACCCATGCTCAACCCCATTGTCTATGCAGTCAGAATGAAGCAAATTCGGGATAAGGTTATTCAGAGTTTTACTTGGATGGGGAAAGGAGGTCACTGA
- the UBQLN3 gene encoding ubiquilin-3 isoform X4: MAGSREEAGDSRLVAGREPPPHLITVTAKTPQEHQEFTLAENCSVREFKEQISKRLHCDVNCLVLIFTGKILHDQDTLNQRGVLDGTTVHLVVRNRFPGFTRSCNPTTIPTTSHQPLPATNSHGSSSSAGASGLLARLGRIDLTDFLGHLVQLLMAVPEAVVQFLDDPSIQGLLGEAASSTNPSPGTGRLMAHPQTTSPPPAAEAVPETLRSSALLRELLMLRADERGLGALKAVPGGDNALRQVYADIQQLILTVPASVPRSKGPAPLSGPTSSSPSAGPLRLGNVWPGAQGRVLGAATQSTSPYNSAMPNLCMGLGPGSQDVSPTIGKGSLPGPSIPSASALRDALHALHQNPALLHQLTTGSPLRPRLPLLPILTNPRALQAWLQIEQGLQTLSMEIPGLGTCLRASGRHRGSHVGGVSGGTNTRMSSHQSTLAVLQLLQALVHASPNTLQTPPPPPLPPPPAEGRFQQELDQLKAMGFSNRDANLQALIATGGDIYAAIERLLGAPQV; encoded by the coding sequence ATGGCAGGCTCCCGGGAAGAAGCGGGGGACAGTAGGCTGGTGGCAGGCAGGGAGCCACCACCACATCTCATCACAGTAACAGCAAAGACACCACAAGAGCACCAGGAGTTCACCCTGGCAGAAAACTGCAGTGTTAGGGAGTTCAAAGAGCAGATCTCAAAGCGTCTTCATTGTGATGTGAACTGTCTGGTGCTCATCTTCACAGGGAAGATCCTGCATGACCAGGACACACTGAACCAGAGGGGAGTCCTGGATGGCACCACTGTCCATCTGGTGGTGCGCAATCGCTTCCCTGGATTCACCCGCTCATGCAACCCAACTACCATACCTACCACCTCACACCAACCCCTCCCAGCCACCAATAGCCATGGGTCTTCATCCAGCGCAGGAGCTTCTGGGCTCTTGGCCAGGCTGGGCCGCATAGATCTGACAGACTTCCTTGGCCATCTGGTTCAGCTCCTCATGGCAGTCCCTGAAGCTGTGGTGCAATTTCTGGATGATCCCTCCATACAAGGTTTGCTGGGTGAAGCTGCATCTAGCACCAACCCTTCTCCTGGTACTGGGCGGCTAATGGCTCATCCACAGACCACTTCACCACCACCAGCTGCTGAGGCAGTTCCTGAGACCCTAAGGAGCTCTGCTCTGCTGAGAGAATTGTTGATGCTAAGAGCAGATGAGAGAGGCCTGGGAGCTTTGAAGGCTGTTCCTGGGGGTGACAATGCCCTGAGACAGGTCTATGCTGATATCCAACAGCTGATACTCACAGTCCCAGCCTCAGTACCCCGTTCCAAGGGTCCAGCTCCCTTGTCTGGGCCTACTAGCTCTTCCCCTTCAGCTGGGCCTCTTCGTCTGGGCAATGTGTGGCCTGGGGCCCAGGGCCGGGTTCTGGGAGCTGCAACACAGTCTACCTCACCCTATAACTCTGCCATGCCCAATCTGTGCATGGGTTTGGGACCTGGCTCACAGGATGTGTCCCCAACTATAGGCAAAGGTTCCCTGCCAGGCCCTTCCATACCCTCTGCCTCTGCCCTGCGGGATGCCCTGCATGCTCTACATCAGAACCCAGCCCTACTGCACCAGCTCACTACAGGCAGCCCTCTGAGGCCCCGTCTACCCCTGCTACCTATTCTTACTAATCCTCGGGCTCTACAGGCTTGGCTACAGATTGAACAGGGCTTGCAGACACTGTCCATGGAGATTCCAGGGCTGGGAACCTGCCTACGGGCTTCTGGAAGGCACCGTGGAAGTCATGTGGGAGGAGTGAGTGGGGGGACAAACACCCGAATGTCCTCCCATCAGTCTACACTAGCTGTACTGCAACTCCTCCAGGCCTTGGTCCATGCGAGCCCCAATACCCTTCagaccccaccaccaccaccactgccccCACCTCCAGCAGAGGGTCGCTTCCAGCAGGAGCTGGACCAACTGAAAGCAATGGGCTTCTCCAACCGTGATGCCAACCTGCAAGCACTGATTGCCACTGGCGGAGACATCTATGCTGCTATTGAGAGGCTACTGGGGGCTCCCCAGGTCTAG